A window of Cohnella herbarum contains these coding sequences:
- a CDS encoding PKD domain-containing protein, giving the protein MKVLRVFVPVVFEIELQGQLEVHHYTTSGQNIDSQFPDQSTNMISGQTYSIVPATNPAYSYVGYKKSTVGVPTGGTRIDEVPPSFLYNGTYDTYYLNLYYQQDGGTINVRHMVKAGPTGTYTQKGTETITADKLPATQTVNPKSSYGKVIGGNVSYTGFSDQVLSVKVATVNLSSSQKTGNVTFFYENSLNITGNFDILPSQNIKWRDSFTLKPKDFVIPATCTYLYHEYLIEKDGFTWTSSKVRGQTTDSPFAYSNYPSNLGVGTNFISIKVTADCANSGWVNIKPLTIESPASNRPPDFSVGFFRENNRSGIFPDQEVVINQRVNVRVIQDNTKNPPLPNDPDGDAITYTWLFGNSSSAWVRSFPDEYGAWEHDEGHYNLKATELGSHSVTVIARDTFGAESRRTAYINVIPENPIAKIDGPTKVKENRPLPQPFTGERSYSPIGRAISQYLWDNKRDVYATPGTETIKLDVVDSAGLKSLYPAQATLLVIPDDPPIGKLDVPPLGIRVNDYNIFNKSYSPDGDKIVSISYRYKYDANNDGIYDEAWTTLTGGNLTKVILRPAKVGKYLIDARVCEDWGKCAWVSDTQPESTRIIDAVNLAPSVSFLIEGENEIPKPPTDDSIPASEILKWDLYDVNTTSKTTNSPYKWSKDGKTLLAGLGKGMERQFRTMASVGFGGGGWDSQSGFPSLTDNGFGPNNLSPYKSMAWRDSSRSQPLLVPTKWSGYTAGDDYTNLSVARFYNKVRTNKTYMYFDQGDTQGDNIYIFALNKKKIPAYSTEYRLTCGGSTDMSLCNGYNWEQNLVHKWNGPNPYDFILNLSNSTAPKYSVPYYSEDDKKNASNWYSQADSGDFSKASSSAQVQLKPLTYEITGSRIYVVYQRMMFAAYYYSEGKGSSTSYYPGSKNYLDIHTFDAYTGEFLASSYDKGERVKLAGGSVVSSVHGDNLVLTPNWGSHTIQEFDRQGKLAVQKDLSLPATQDTYARKGRNGLGIPFTEDPMLYTCSWSAMSKMDWKDTDGNRYLYMINTCSRPAQNDTINLDPDFNPESPAGLYLVQVKPNYSIGIKARIKGTTLTETRPGPYDLNLETIPVLAINPITKQAITRSTKPIWNSMWGSDYFSNLVDLTTGAVSDWGMARPSSSVQRNGGGFTIGHNGSFGYGWATNTIDNAFVKHDNFSSFEYMKRAYPMVVSGETTKYIRFGEYVGDGVYLSMYDTDYWMNAPGGGGGGPSSSAHMFLDVGTPVNAEVYKGFQLGQFVSPDAYEDAEYTFTVNMDAPQEDATLAGLSFRMTNPKYRYAVEMDGSKIFLSKYVNGNRTVLDSNDFPFQSHTDYGFKILTQGDEIAVFMDGVPYFEVTDATYQSGKFGPFSDKSYVSFSGISQKDLSNPDVEWLSSYAIWDEGSATANVRYSNIVYTDPENDPAAQNNLWTISHTPKFLNNQGLSALHGQTLASPALIFDKVGNYRVTLKAQDDPHPNYLFPATEFGNYRKWSNEFWQIITVHRRPVSQFTVSVHPVNKSVVWSDESYDPDRWLSATKYSTEATGIDYRATRGVLEWRHYYVTPNGTMVNQKLVTPQEVGEYRVGMQVKDEYSAWSYWTEQTIEIDTPVVPDDPPIAGFTITPGSSYMNLPFSVTSTAHDKEDGPAANLKHAYYVRNVTENSLETIRSTDRGTWTTSFSSLGVIEVRQVVTDSKGQSAQITQRISIINRGPIADFDWLPKPVFEGDNVNIANRSTDPDGDPLSYLWTIVAPDAERKTGSTKDTNIVGGETINRAGVYLVTLLVTDIHGATDSVTKPIPIGELTISGKVSHTPEWEANRWNWNTKYPGKYRGEDVFWAGEAFVLEAIVTDTGASGTRAIAVKAAATAELKKSLKPASPISTLWNEILRERDTVLIFEELPNGPYEFEFTVNYSNGVMKSTVVPIEIRNRVDEYVQVHRVQ; this is encoded by the coding sequence ATGAAGGTTCTCCGAGTTTTCGTTCCGGTAGTGTTTGAAATCGAGCTTCAGGGTCAGCTAGAAGTTCATCATTACACGACAAGCGGCCAAAACATTGATTCGCAGTTTCCGGATCAATCTACGAACATGATCAGCGGTCAAACCTATTCAATCGTGCCAGCAACAAATCCAGCATACAGTTATGTCGGATATAAGAAGAGTACGGTAGGCGTACCGACTGGAGGGACCCGAATCGATGAGGTTCCGCCATCCTTTTTATATAACGGCACCTACGATACATATTATCTAAATCTATACTATCAACAGGATGGAGGGACAATTAACGTCAGGCACATGGTCAAGGCGGGACCGACCGGGACTTATACCCAGAAGGGAACCGAAACGATCACGGCAGATAAACTGCCGGCGACCCAAACCGTAAACCCAAAGTCGTCCTATGGGAAGGTTATTGGAGGTAATGTTAGTTACACCGGATTTTCTGATCAAGTGTTATCGGTTAAAGTTGCAACGGTGAATTTGTCGTCCTCTCAGAAGACGGGAAATGTTACTTTTTTCTATGAAAACAGTTTGAACATTACCGGAAATTTCGATATCCTTCCCTCGCAAAATATCAAATGGAGGGATAGCTTCACGCTGAAGCCGAAAGATTTTGTGATCCCTGCGACGTGTACGTATTTATACCATGAGTATTTAATTGAGAAGGATGGCTTCACCTGGACGAGCTCTAAAGTTAGAGGGCAGACGACCGACTCTCCATTCGCCTACTCCAACTATCCGAGCAATTTGGGCGTTGGAACGAATTTTATTTCAATTAAAGTTACCGCGGATTGCGCGAATTCAGGCTGGGTAAATATTAAGCCGCTTACTATCGAAAGTCCGGCAAGCAATCGTCCACCGGATTTTTCGGTCGGGTTTTTCCGGGAAAATAATCGGAGCGGGATTTTTCCGGATCAAGAGGTGGTCATCAATCAGCGCGTGAACGTACGGGTCATTCAAGACAATACGAAAAATCCGCCATTGCCTAACGATCCTGACGGCGACGCGATTACTTACACTTGGCTATTCGGCAATAGCTCTAGCGCTTGGGTGCGGAGTTTTCCGGACGAGTACGGGGCTTGGGAGCATGACGAAGGTCATTATAACCTTAAAGCGACGGAGCTAGGTTCTCACAGCGTTACGGTTATCGCCCGCGATACGTTCGGAGCGGAATCTAGACGGACGGCTTATATCAACGTCATCCCCGAAAATCCGATCGCGAAGATCGACGGGCCGACGAAGGTCAAAGAGAATCGGCCGCTTCCGCAGCCTTTTACGGGCGAACGGAGCTATAGTCCCATCGGAAGGGCGATCTCGCAATATCTATGGGACAATAAACGGGACGTCTACGCGACACCCGGTACGGAAACGATTAAGCTCGATGTCGTGGACAGCGCAGGATTAAAATCACTGTACCCCGCACAAGCGACGCTATTGGTTATCCCCGACGATCCGCCGATCGGAAAGCTGGATGTTCCACCGCTAGGGATTCGCGTGAATGACTATAACATTTTCAATAAATCGTATAGTCCCGACGGCGATAAAATCGTAAGCATTAGTTATCGATATAAGTATGATGCGAACAATGATGGGATATACGACGAGGCATGGACGACGTTAACGGGAGGCAACCTTACGAAGGTCATTTTACGCCCGGCAAAGGTAGGCAAATACCTGATCGATGCAAGGGTGTGCGAGGATTGGGGGAAATGCGCGTGGGTATCGGATACGCAGCCGGAAAGCACAAGGATTATCGATGCGGTTAATTTAGCGCCAAGCGTTTCGTTCCTCATTGAAGGAGAAAATGAAATCCCGAAACCGCCAACGGACGATTCGATCCCCGCCAGTGAAATTCTGAAATGGGACTTGTATGATGTGAACACGACATCGAAGACCACGAATAGTCCCTATAAGTGGTCCAAGGATGGAAAAACTCTACTTGCCGGGCTAGGAAAGGGCATGGAGAGGCAGTTCAGAACAATGGCATCGGTCGGGTTTGGCGGCGGGGGGTGGGACTCGCAAAGCGGATTCCCTTCGTTAACCGATAATGGATTCGGGCCGAATAATCTATCTCCGTATAAATCTATGGCTTGGAGAGATTCAAGTCGTTCGCAGCCGTTACTTGTCCCTACGAAATGGTCTGGCTATACAGCCGGGGATGATTATACGAACTTAAGTGTTGCGAGATTTTACAATAAAGTACGAACCAACAAGACTTATATGTATTTTGACCAAGGCGACACCCAAGGTGATAACATTTATATTTTTGCGCTAAACAAAAAGAAGATTCCCGCATATTCAACGGAATATAGGTTGACCTGCGGTGGATCGACCGACATGAGTTTGTGCAACGGGTATAACTGGGAACAAAATCTCGTGCATAAATGGAATGGCCCGAATCCATACGACTTTATTTTGAATTTATCCAATTCGACTGCCCCCAAATACAGTGTTCCGTATTATTCCGAAGACGATAAAAAAAATGCGAGTAATTGGTATTCGCAAGCCGATTCGGGTGATTTCTCAAAGGCTTCTTCAAGCGCACAGGTTCAATTGAAACCCCTGACATACGAAATTACGGGTAGCCGAATTTATGTTGTTTATCAGCGGATGATGTTTGCCGCTTACTATTATAGCGAGGGGAAAGGATCAAGCACCAGCTACTATCCCGGTTCGAAAAATTACTTGGATATTCATACGTTCGATGCGTACACCGGAGAATTTCTAGCCAGTTCGTACGATAAAGGCGAACGCGTAAAACTGGCGGGTGGCAGCGTCGTATCTTCGGTACACGGTGACAACTTGGTTCTCACCCCAAACTGGGGTAGTCATACGATCCAAGAATTTGATCGACAAGGGAAACTGGCGGTTCAAAAGGATCTTTCCCTACCTGCGACGCAAGATACATACGCTAGGAAGGGAAGAAACGGATTAGGCATTCCTTTTACCGAAGATCCAATGCTCTATACGTGTTCGTGGAGTGCAATGTCTAAGATGGACTGGAAAGACACGGACGGCAATCGATATCTGTATATGATTAACACTTGCTCAAGACCCGCCCAAAACGACACGATTAATCTCGATCCGGATTTTAATCCGGAATCGCCAGCCGGACTCTACCTAGTCCAAGTCAAACCGAATTATTCGATCGGCATTAAAGCTCGCATTAAAGGTACAACGTTAACCGAAACCAGACCGGGTCCGTATGATCTGAACTTGGAGACTATACCCGTATTAGCCATTAACCCGATTACCAAACAAGCGATCACAAGATCAACAAAACCAATATGGAACAGCATGTGGGGCAGCGATTATTTTAGCAACTTGGTCGATTTAACGACCGGAGCCGTAAGCGATTGGGGAATGGCACGTCCGTCTTCTTCCGTACAAAGAAACGGCGGAGGCTTTACGATTGGTCACAATGGAAGTTTCGGCTACGGATGGGCGACGAACACCATCGATAATGCTTTTGTTAAGCATGATAACTTCAGTTCTTTCGAGTATATGAAGAGAGCTTATCCGATGGTCGTCAGCGGAGAAACTACAAAATATATTCGGTTCGGTGAGTATGTTGGCGATGGCGTGTATTTGTCGATGTACGATACGGATTATTGGATGAACGCGCCGGGAGGCGGAGGGGGCGGACCATCTTCTTCAGCGCACATGTTTTTGGATGTGGGAACTCCGGTTAATGCCGAAGTGTACAAAGGATTCCAGCTCGGTCAATTCGTATCGCCGGACGCTTATGAGGATGCGGAGTATACGTTTACCGTAAATATGGATGCGCCGCAAGAGGATGCAACATTAGCCGGTCTATCGTTTCGCATGACGAATCCGAAATATCGCTACGCGGTTGAAATGGACGGTAGCAAAATCTTTCTATCCAAATATGTTAACGGCAATAGGACCGTACTAGACAGCAACGACTTCCCGTTCCAATCCCATACGGACTACGGCTTCAAGATCTTGACGCAAGGCGATGAGATCGCGGTGTTCATGGACGGCGTTCCGTATTTTGAAGTAACGGATGCGACTTACCAATCGGGCAAATTCGGACCTTTCTCGGACAAGTCCTATGTAAGCTTCTCGGGTATTAGCCAGAAGGATCTATCCAATCCGGATGTGGAATGGCTGTCCAGCTATGCGATCTGGGATGAAGGTTCCGCTACGGCGAATGTACGCTATAGCAATATCGTGTATACGGATCCCGAGAACGATCCCGCCGCGCAAAATAACCTATGGACGATCTCGCATACGCCGAAATTCCTAAACAACCAAGGCCTGTCAGCGTTACACGGGCAAACTTTAGCGAGCCCCGCGCTGATCTTCGATAAAGTCGGTAATTATCGGGTGACCTTAAAAGCGCAGGACGACCCGCACCCGAATTACTTATTCCCGGCAACGGAGTTCGGCAATTATCGCAAGTGGTCGAACGAATTCTGGCAAATCATCACCGTTCATCGTCGCCCGGTATCCCAATTCACGGTTTCGGTCCATCCGGTTAATAAATCGGTCGTGTGGAGCGACGAAAGCTACGACCCGGATCGATGGCTTAGCGCGACGAAATACAGCACCGAAGCGACGGGAATCGACTACAGAGCGACGCGCGGCGTTCTCGAATGGAGACACTACTATGTTACGCCGAACGGAACGATGGTGAATCAAAAGCTCGTCACGCCTCAGGAAGTCGGGGAGTATCGCGTAGGGATGCAGGTGAAAGACGAGTATAGCGCATGGAGCTACTGGACGGAACAAACGATCGAGATCGATACGCCGGTCGTTCCGGACGATCCTCCGATCGCCGGCTTCACCATAACGCCGGGATCAAGTTACATGAATTTACCGTTCTCCGTTACTTCCACGGCTCACGATAAGGAGGATGGTCCAGCAGCGAATCTGAAGCACGCGTATTATGTACGCAACGTAACGGAAAACAGTCTGGAGACGATTCGCTCAACCGACCGCGGGACATGGACGACTAGCTTCTCTTCGCTCGGCGTTATCGAGGTCAGGCAAGTCGTTACGGATTCCAAAGGCCAGTCCGCGCAGATTACGCAACGAATATCGATTATCAACAGAGGACCGATCGCCGATTTCGATTGGTTGCCGAAACCGGTGTTTGAAGGAGATAACGTAAACATCGCAAATCGTTCGACGGACCCGGACGGCGATCCGTTAAGCTACTTATGGACAATAGTCGCACCGGATGCCGAAAGGAAAACGGGATCGACCAAAGATACGAATATCGTAGGCGGAGAGACGATAAATCGGGCGGGAGTTTATTTGGTTACATTGCTGGTTACGGATATTCATGGAGCAACGGATAGCGTAACCAAGCCGATTCCGATCGGAGAACTCACGATCTCCGGTAAAGTCAGTCATACGCCGGAATGGGAAGCGAACCGATGGAACTGGAATACCAAGTATCCTGGCAAATATCGCGGAGAGGACGTATTCTGGGCGGGAGAGGCTTTCGTGCTTGAAGCCATCGTAACGGATACGGGGGCTTCAGGAACGCGGGCGATCGCCGTAAAAGCGGCTGCCACGGCCGAACTGAAAAAAAGCTTAAAGCCCGCTTCTCCGATCTCTACATTATGGAATGAAATTTTGCGCGAGCGAGATACCGTTCTGATTTTCGAAGAGCTTCCGAACGGGCCTTACGAATTCGAATTTACGGTGAACTACAGTAACGGCGTGATGAAATCGACGGTCGTCCCGATCGAAATACGTAATCGGGTGGATGAGTACGTTCAGGTTCATCGCGTTCAATAA
- a CDS encoding stalk domain-containing protein, whose amino-acid sequence MRNLSRLSSILLIAVLLVVPVATVAAKENTNDIPKVGVQSIEVLVNARKVNFPDQKPKLENNQVLVPLRFVSDKLGGSLKLKGNEITIFKGDRTIVLVIGEKTATVNGEPVTLGLAATAVNGRTYVPLRFISEAMGEKVEWDKVTKFVWIGSKDIPELKDIVELTDIKPYVKYFVGKEHLMESCFEGCKTATKVYLVSADDLPFTIRGEAYYRFDLAYRESKGTVSIRATTTDKGVMGRPLSYLNPDSIAIYKAASYFTEENVGDFRFHYYRVSTPNTESKNYKIENADYLVITAEYPGLIFVENPFK is encoded by the coding sequence ATGAGAAACTTATCGCGCTTAAGTTCTATCCTTCTTATTGCCGTTTTGTTGGTTGTGCCTGTAGCAACGGTTGCCGCTAAAGAGAATACAAACGATATTCCGAAAGTCGGCGTGCAATCGATCGAAGTACTCGTCAACGCGCGCAAAGTTAATTTTCCCGATCAGAAACCGAAGCTGGAAAACAATCAAGTCCTTGTTCCATTAAGGTTTGTTTCGGACAAGCTTGGAGGGAGCCTTAAACTGAAGGGCAATGAAATCACGATCTTCAAAGGCGACCGCACTATCGTCCTCGTCATCGGCGAAAAAACAGCAACCGTGAACGGAGAGCCGGTCACTCTCGGACTTGCGGCGACGGCGGTTAATGGCCGTACTTACGTGCCTTTACGCTTTATATCCGAAGCGATGGGGGAGAAAGTCGAGTGGGATAAAGTGACGAAGTTCGTTTGGATCGGGAGCAAGGATATACCGGAGTTGAAGGATATTGTGGAGTTAACGGATATTAAACCTTATGTGAAGTATTTTGTGGGGAAAGAACATTTGATGGAGTCATGCTTTGAGGGTTGCAAAACTGCCACTAAGGTATATCTTGTGAGTGCTGATGATTTACCTTTTACCATCCGCGGAGAAGCTTATTATCGATTTGATCTAGCTTATCGTGAAAGTAAAGGCACTGTTTCAATTCGAGCGACTACGACGGATAAAGGTGTAATGGGAAGACCTCTCAGCTACTTAAATCCAGACTCAATTGCAATTTATAAAGCGGCCAGTTATTTCACTGAAGAAAATGTCGGTGATTTTAGATTCCATTATTATCGCGTTTCTACGCCTAATACTGAGTCGAAGAATTACAAGATTGAAAATGCAGATTATTTAGTTATTACAGCTGAATATCCGGGCTTAATTTTTGTTGAAAATCCTTTCAAATAG
- a CDS encoding S-layer homology domain-containing protein yields MMSKTLLILAMLVCGSLAAGQAEAADSKDFKDVNESHWASGLIGQAVKKGYVSGYSDGTFDSSKAVTRAEFIKMVVEALKLPNSQGGSPWYQGYVAAAFEFGLLEETDSTDYIKPIRRLEIIRIIARTLAVEQAYAAYFDAFADLNKENLPFSDHAHFQNKDLPSIALAYGTGIVAGYPDGTMGLNKASSRAETVVMLEEWLAVRVVDPVSKPRLLELNDRAERNVSISMLDGQ; encoded by the coding sequence ATGATGAGTAAAACCTTGCTTATTCTGGCGATGCTTGTTTGCGGATCGTTGGCTGCCGGGCAAGCGGAGGCCGCGGATTCGAAAGATTTCAAAGACGTGAACGAAAGCCATTGGGCAAGCGGGTTAATCGGACAAGCCGTAAAGAAAGGTTATGTGAGCGGATACTCGGACGGGACTTTCGATTCCTCGAAAGCGGTAACGAGAGCCGAGTTTATCAAAATGGTCGTCGAAGCGCTCAAACTGCCGAATTCGCAAGGTGGATCTCCTTGGTATCAGGGGTACGTGGCGGCCGCGTTCGAGTTCGGATTGTTGGAGGAGACGGATTCTACCGATTACATAAAACCGATTAGAAGACTAGAGATCATTCGGATCATAGCTCGAACGTTGGCCGTTGAACAAGCATATGCGGCTTATTTCGACGCGTTTGCCGATTTGAATAAAGAAAATTTGCCCTTCTCGGATCATGCCCATTTCCAGAACAAAGATTTGCCATCTATCGCGCTGGCATATGGAACAGGGATAGTAGCTGGTTATCCGGATGGGACGATGGGCTTGAATAAGGCTTCATCCCGCGCGGAGACGGTGGTTATGTTGGAGGAGTGGCTTGCGGTCCGCGTCGTGGATCCGGTAAGCAAACCGCGGTTGCTTGAGCTAAACGATAGAGCCGAACGAAATGTAAGTATATCGATGCTAGACGGTCAGTAA
- a CDS encoding restriction endonuclease subunit S, with the protein MSREEAYHLTLDAIAKMQWNVAMILEAKAAEAEKVRNWLCTHITNDTYEGHSDQLSTCLQVNEQNLEIIDGLTKLCNGLSRNMKVIINPDTDDGDNMASMFGGMDGDRDK; encoded by the coding sequence ATGAGTCGGGAGGAAGCCTATCACCTTACGCTAGACGCCATTGCGAAAATGCAGTGGAACGTAGCGATGATCTTAGAGGCAAAAGCAGCCGAAGCGGAAAAGGTTCGAAATTGGTTATGTACCCACATCACGAACGATACGTACGAAGGCCATAGCGATCAATTGAGCACTTGTCTGCAAGTCAACGAGCAGAATCTCGAGATTATCGACGGACTTACCAAGCTGTGCAACGGTTTAAGCCGTAATATGAAAGTCATCATAAATCCGGACACCGATGATGGCGATAACATGGCTTCCATGTTCGGAGGTATGGATGGAGATCGGGACAAATGA
- a CDS encoding nucleoside-diphosphate sugar epimerase → MQELLTEIVVHLSKSHQQMARILDAKRHVAVRMAHLVQALPDEHPQLNGLDGLLDSSSNVTKGVISYLNSLADLQEAVADSMTNVVKAMGDSPDEE, encoded by the coding sequence ATGCAGGAATTGTTGACGGAGATCGTCGTTCATTTGTCCAAATCACATCAGCAGATGGCCAGGATATTGGATGCGAAACGGCATGTGGCCGTGCGTATGGCGCATTTGGTTCAGGCGTTGCCGGATGAACATCCCCAGTTAAACGGCCTGGATGGACTTCTTGATAGTTCCTCAAACGTAACAAAAGGCGTTATCTCTTATTTGAACAGTCTGGCGGATTTGCAGGAAGCGGTCGCCGATAGCATGACGAACGTCGTGAAGGCGATGGGAGATTCCCCGGATGAAGAATAA
- a CDS encoding glycosyltransferase family 2 protein, giving the protein MTAERTKAGRIKHPKPSSASDASKIKRKSRRKGSRPKGDVRLAKFQTGYDEGYREGVHSGIQSYPTLFEGTSIVIPTFNQLNMLMQCIDSIMENTDLPYEIIVVDNASSDGTAAYLQGLGGQVRYRLLDQNRGFAGAINSGMMMAKGRTILLLNNDILVTDNWLDNLLTCLLSDESIGMVGPVTNYISGDQKINVPYDDIADMPRFARENNVSDPSRWCQIDRLTGFCLLFRRELFEGIGYFDEGFEIGNFEDDDYNIRVRLLGKNLVMAQDTFIHHFGSVSMKALGDRFQEVNDRNQVYFMDKWHNPYEWIDHARQHDELNLGSLEHVASFYPEQIVVKAVGANYYWIEHGKRRVVEGEISFPVVRISQVDLRRWPLGEPISSGEVEKRWRSSGDATGMETGVVTLPDEKIFHLENGIARRVISKAVLQAWNLHLKPTKTITPEMLSERVQGLPIISPPLLRQVL; this is encoded by the coding sequence ATGACTGCCGAGAGAACGAAAGCCGGTCGCATCAAGCATCCTAAGCCAAGTTCCGCTTCGGATGCCTCCAAGATCAAGCGCAAGAGTAGACGTAAAGGCTCGCGACCTAAAGGAGACGTGCGCTTAGCGAAGTTCCAAACAGGGTATGACGAAGGCTACCGGGAAGGCGTGCATTCCGGCATTCAAAGCTACCCGACGTTATTCGAAGGAACAAGCATCGTGATTCCGACGTTTAACCAGCTGAACATGTTGATGCAATGTATCGACAGCATTATGGAAAACACGGATTTGCCTTACGAAATCATCGTCGTGGACAATGCTTCATCGGATGGAACGGCTGCTTATCTCCAGGGACTTGGCGGGCAAGTTCGTTATCGCTTGCTGGATCAGAACAGAGGGTTTGCGGGCGCGATTAACTCCGGTATGATGATGGCCAAAGGAAGAACGATTCTGTTGCTGAACAATGACATTCTCGTTACGGACAATTGGTTGGATAATTTGCTGACTTGCTTGTTAAGCGATGAAAGCATCGGCATGGTAGGGCCCGTAACCAATTATATTAGCGGGGATCAGAAAATTAACGTTCCCTACGACGATATTGCGGATATGCCGAGGTTTGCGCGCGAAAATAACGTATCGGATCCTTCGCGTTGGTGCCAGATCGATCGACTGACAGGGTTTTGCTTATTGTTCCGCAGGGAGTTATTCGAAGGAATCGGTTATTTCGACGAAGGCTTCGAGATCGGGAACTTCGAGGATGACGATTATAACATCCGGGTGAGGCTGCTCGGCAAGAACCTTGTCATGGCTCAAGATACGTTCATCCATCATTTCGGCAGCGTCAGCATGAAGGCTCTGGGAGATCGGTTTCAAGAAGTGAACGACCGGAACCAGGTTTATTTTATGGACAAATGGCATAATCCTTACGAATGGATCGATCACGCTCGTCAACATGACGAGCTTAATCTGGGCTCATTAGAGCATGTGGCAAGCTTCTATCCGGAGCAGATCGTCGTAAAGGCGGTCGGAGCGAATTACTATTGGATCGAGCATGGCAAACGGAGGGTAGTCGAAGGGGAGATCTCGTTCCCCGTCGTACGAATCTCGCAGGTCGATCTTCGTCGTTGGCCGCTGGGAGAACCGATTTCCTCCGGCGAGGTGGAAAAGCGTTGGCGTAGTTCGGGCGATGCGACGGGAATGGAGACGGGAGTCGTTACTCTTCCGGACGAAAAGATCTTTCACCTGGAGAACGGAATAGCGCGGCGAGTGATCAGTAAAGCGGTCTTGCAGGCTTGGAACCTGCACCTTAAGCCTACGAAGACGATAACGCCGGAGATGTTGTCGGAGCGAGTACAAGGACTTCCGATTATTTCTCCGCCATTGCTTCGCCAAGTGCTGTAA
- a CDS encoding GT-D fold domain-containing protein translates to MSITGLRKPVHSAVSPIPSKSVKMASKPEKGEPRSTKGKAKLAKFTPKLAKLAPKLAKSKRNRVRRRGGTRKRRYDQRRKTTTILPLEEKQAEKQLETPIARLSYDQGYQEGLIAGGERILEEHLPSDLIIPDLTVREAVAAGVQVLKNRGIPLLDSNAVYRELEEALRGKKSYAFIRLGDGELLTLAQEKVLSLEEISRAGYFLPYAGVNIPNLEARDELATCVKVASLIGVPMSRASYFQPLLFAVLRAHGIEYEKLRYTTSTMNYLLEEQGLLLKLLRGRKVLVIGDVAAQLSEALIMQGVEVTGVITPVNGYADYPRVVAEANAYDYDIALVAAGIAAIPIAVHLAGVGGKVTFDFGHLANRMAGLAHPERNESTP, encoded by the coding sequence ATGAGCATCACCGGCTTGCGTAAACCGGTCCATTCGGCCGTATCCCCCATTCCTTCTAAGTCGGTTAAGATGGCTTCAAAGCCCGAGAAAGGCGAACCTAGGTCAACTAAGGGGAAGGCAAAGCTAGCAAAATTTACCCCAAAGCTAGCAAAACTTGCTCCAAAGCTAGCGAAAAGCAAAAGAAATCGCGTCCGCAGGAGAGGAGGGACGAGGAAACGCCGATACGATCAGAGGCGAAAAACGACGACGATCCTGCCGTTGGAAGAGAAACAGGCAGAGAAACAGTTAGAGACGCCAATTGCCCGATTGAGCTATGACCAAGGTTATCAAGAAGGGTTAATCGCGGGTGGTGAGAGAATATTGGAGGAGCATCTCCCGTCCGATCTCATTATTCCCGATCTTACCGTTCGCGAGGCCGTCGCTGCCGGCGTTCAAGTATTAAAAAACCGAGGGATACCTCTTCTAGATAGCAATGCGGTTTACCGGGAGCTCGAAGAAGCATTGCGGGGGAAGAAGTCCTATGCTTTCATCAGACTGGGAGACGGCGAACTGCTTACTTTGGCGCAGGAAAAGGTGCTTTCTCTTGAAGAAATCAGCCGCGCAGGGTATTTCCTGCCCTATGCCGGCGTGAATATCCCGAATCTCGAGGCGCGAGACGAGCTGGCGACTTGCGTGAAGGTGGCATCATTGATCGGTGTCCCGATGTCGCGCGCGTCTTATTTTCAACCTCTTCTATTTGCGGTCCTTAGGGCGCATGGAATCGAGTACGAGAAGCTGCGGTATACCACATCGACAATGAACTACTTGCTGGAGGAGCAGGGGTTGCTGTTGAAATTGCTTAGAGGACGTAAAGTTCTCGTTATCGGCGATGTCGCCGCTCAGCTAAGCGAAGCTTTGATTATGCAAGGGGTTGAGGTGACGGGGGTCATTACTCCGGTTAACGGATATGCCGATTATCCTCGAGTCGTGGCTGAAGCCAATGCTTACGATTACGATATCGCGCTTGTAGCTGCCGGGATTGCGGCGATTCCGATCGCGGTTCATCTCGCCGGCGTCGGCGGGAAGGTGACCTTTGATTTCGGACACTTGGCGAATCGGATGGCCGGGTTGGCGCACCCCGAAAGAAATGAATCAACGCCATAG